CCTGAAATTTACAGCAAATAGTTTTGAAGCTAAGAAACATTTAATCACTTCTAAAAGCCTTGTACATTCTATGAATAGCCAATGCAGATAtttcataaaaaacaaactgctaACAGAACCCCTTCTTGTTGTCtttataataaaacataacTTACTTGCTCTTATAAGAGCCACAGTGGAGGGGCCAGAGAGCCACATGTGGCTTTAGAGCCGCAGGTTGATGATCCCTCGCCTAGGTGCTGTGGAATATTCAATTTTCTACATGTAGGTGGCAACCTATCAAAAAGCATACTCAAAATAGCACTTGAAATTAATGTGAAAgcaaacaaatatttattttctgagACAGCTACATTGATACTAATCAACatatataattaaaaacaaaatcattgaGACAAAAATAATTTCGGTATACATGAATCATTTCACATGTAACTCACAGTTttccacagaaaaaaataaaaactttagcCTACCTTGTGTACGTTTCTGCACTGGTAACATCAGAAATATCGACCTTTCCGCTGACTAAATTGGTTTACTAAAATGTAcggaaacacacaaaacattcttaaaaataaatacacagcaAGCCTAAAAAAAGTGGACAGTCTTCTATAAAAGTGCATAACTCCACAGCTGCTGAAACTCACTACCACAGACATTGGTGTTATAGCGTAGGCCGTAATAAATAAACGATAATTTTACCTGACCATTTTGGTCTGTTTTGAGGCAGCCTGGGGGATGGTGACCTTTGAATGACctataaaataaagtttaatatcTTAAAAACAGTAGCAACACAAATGATAATTTTACCTGCACAAATCAGCACAAACAAAGCACTAACTGCTCCGCCTATTTGCCTTTACGTTTCAAGTGGGTGGGGGGTCAGCTTCACTCTGCTGTGCCAAGGTAGGTGTCACCGACaaaatttgttccccctgcgtCGCGAGCATTCGCTGGGAACGGAGTGCAGATCCAGTTTACTCCGCCTCCATTACAGACAATTAATCGTGGaggtgaaaaagtgaaaaatgggTGTCGTTACATTACCATTCAGTTTGAGGGTTACAacagaaaattatatatttattgttctcatATGGTATCGGACGGGATTATTTTAACAAACGTAGGACATTTTGcctgataattatttttatcctcctgtaactttactgtataaagagctaaaacCTCCAAAGTTTAAGGAGCAGTTAGtcattataagaagtgtttgtgaactaaaaatcaagaatgtgggatactgtttgtccataatttggagagcccagcatGTGCTCCCGAAgcaggggaaacaaattctgtcGGGGATCCCTACCTTGGCACGACAGCTGTTGTGCAGGTGAAATGCTTCATCATAtgttctagtctttggcttggaaggaagttggtttggaagcaTATTTGGTGATGCTTCAGCCTCTGCtctgcgtttgtgtgggagcccagTCAAAAaacctgcccccccccccccgggcCTATTCATTTATGTTCTATTTGAGCTACCCTATTAAGGCCTGATCTACTAAATAGAGGACATCCTGGGCTTCCCATTGATAGCTCGTGTGTTTGGGTGGCTTCTTTTAGCTCCAAAGAGAAAGGAAGTCTTAGGAAAAAAAGTTCAATGGGTAGATTCTTTTATATGaatcaaaatctctgaggaatatttCCAATGTTTTATCCACTTCCTGACAACTTCACTGTAACACACTAAAGAGTGGAAAAAGATTGGAGCCTGCTGATGGATTTAAGGCCTTTAATTGTGCAAAGAGGTTTATGGCAGTAATCTCTCGATTAAAAGCTATAAATTAGTCAGTATGAACTTCTCTTTATCTTTCAACACTGTTGTGATACTTCTCATCAAAGGTATAGATATTTTAATAACTGTTGTGTTTCTCAGTAGCACAAATTatcctttaatttttctgtaGAGGGAAATAAGTTGTTTTCTGCATTCATGCTTTGATAATGAAATGAGATGTAGGTCAACATTAACAGTGGGAAAACATTAAAgccaaaaatgttttattgatgCAAATAATGTTGACAGAAATATTCACAATAGTAATACAATACTTATAAACATTTAAAGACAAGTAGATTTGTCCATTAGGgataagaaaaattaaaaatacattttttatagtTGAATCAGGATGTTATAATGTTGATCACAATATACCATTAGTTGTTAAGGTAAACCTCCCAAAGACTGATTTTGTCactgaaattttttaaaaaaaaatgtagatttGTAGAGTCTTTTTGGTTACAATCAGGATTAATTAATATTTGAAGAATTATAACAATACTTATGGAGGCCACAGACATTAACCTCTCACTTCCTATCAGCTTTCCAGTGGTTCTATAGTCCATTAGATCTGTTGTTCATTAtactcaaataaataaatactagaATTGATTTCTGTCAAATGAGAATTTGATTACAGGGTTACACATTTGACTTTCATTTACTTTCATATGTACCTAAAGGTGCCATTTGTTTTCAATATCGAGAGACAGTTTTGTCATTTACAATCATAATTGTAATCAGTTAGATCAGTGGTTATTTATATTTGGCAGAATCAGTTTTAtagattaatttaatttaaattctgttttatttatatagtgacaAATCATTACAGGGGTCACCCCTAGGTACTCATTTACAGAGTAAAATTTGATAGGTTAATTAACAGGATAATGTATTGTCTAGCAAGAAGCACAGTCTTTATTACTGTCAGTGATCAGTAAAACCAGAAGTTAAAGCCTATTCTTCAACTGATAATGCACTTTTAATCTGGATTCTTTTGTGTCTTATGCAGAGAGGAAGAAATTTACATGTGGAGTGTGAATGAAAGATGTTTCCTTCCTACAGATTGGTATTGCTTGTGTTGCATGCATTCAGCTGCAAACAAAACACCAATTCTGAAACTAGTTTCTCTTCTCCAAAAATGTGCAAATTATTTATACCCTGAGTCTGAGAAAGTGTGACagcaaaactaataaaacaccACAGCTACCACAGATGGATAAACCGAACTCAGATTGTGAACACCTTAGAAGTAACAATTTTAACCATCCTCAATGCTTTAACACATGAATGAATTACAAGCTTATTGTACAATATCACTAAAACAAAGTCTAGGAGGCTGTAGCTGAGAAACTCTCTGCTGTCACAACGACAAAGTGAAGATAAAGAGGAAATCCTCCTACAGCTGACAGATGAACTCTTTTGATTAAGAGAACTTTTGATTAAAAGTTgtttaaaacatgattttttatACAGTTATTTCTACGCAGTACAGTTGGTTCATGTCTTTAACAGCCTTATAACTCAGCATCAGAAAATGACTTCTCTTTGCTGCGAGTGGTGATCATTGagtttgtatatgtgtatgaGCGAGAAATCTCTTCCTGGAAGGCACTCTCCAGCACATTCAGGATGGATTTGCGGACTTTATCCTTAAAATCTTGGCCCATGAACACATACAGAAGTGGATTCAGGCAGCTGTTGAGAAAGGCCAGACTGGTGGCTATTGGCGACCCAATTATGATGATATCATCTAATATCTCACTTGAATATTCTGGCATGGAATTTGCCATTTCAATTAGACCCATGATGTGAAAGGGAGACCAGCACAGAAAGAAAGTGATGATAATGGCAGCGATGATCTTAAAGGGGCGACTTGACTGATTGGCCAGTGTGCGGTTTCTTCTGAGACTATGGATTATGACAGCATAACACGAGACAATCACAGTAAAGGGCACAACAAATCCCAGTAGGAAGCGCGTGAAAATCATGGCCTGATGACGAAACAACTCAGTCGGATCGTATGTGTCCTCGTCATCAGAAAGAGCAAAGTTGTTGAAGCAGTTGATGATATCCTTATTGTGGTACGATGGCCCGACGTCCCTGAAGATGAAGTATGGTGCACTGAGAATCAAAGCCACcacccaaacacacagactcacgTAGGATGCCTTGCGTGCATTTCGGTGGTTCTGAGCCCAGACGGGCCACACCACAGACACACATCTGTCCACACTGATCACCACCAGAATGTAGACACTGGCAAACATGTTCAGAAAGCTGATGGTGGTGTTCAGCTTGCACATGAACTTGCCAAAAGGCCAGTGGAAATCCAAAGCTGTGTAAGTCACACTCAGGGGCAGAAATGCAGTGAAGAGGAAGTCAGCCATGGCAAGGTTGAGGAACCAAACTGTGTTAACAGTTTTCTTCATCTTGAAGCCGGTCACCCAGATAACCACTCCATTCCCGAGCACACCGAGGACAAAGGCCAGGGAATACACAACGATAGACATGGTGTTCAGAGAATGCCTCAAACTGGCATACTCTGTGCTTCCATTATACACAGAACCATTATTTCCAATGTCATCTGTTCCATTAATGAGATTGAAAGGGTTGTCTGTCATTACCTCCATCATTGTCTTTGAACctacaacacaaacaaacatgaataTTAACCTTTTTAGATTTTCCTGAGATTAataatgaccaacaaaacaaaactctttaaACTGAAACATAGAAAGCAGTTcagtcacataaaaagaaagaaaggtttCCTTTTTTCAATTCCCCTCCAAATCATACCGAAACATGACATAACACCAACATGCCCTAAACAGGACAACTCCATTATCCACCCTTTTAGTGCGCCCAAAGAGTAATTAGAGCAAAtattaaaagcattttaataaagtttacttCTGCATGCTTGTttaaagtttaattaaaaaaaaggccCAAACCTCAAGTTTTGTACAGCTTGCATGTGCAAATTTCCACTGTGTTAAAATCACAGGAACgtaagtttttttttggtttttttttttttaaaaagagaaacaaaaatacGGAAGAGGATTCAAGGTTTAACCACAGAGAACTCATTATAATACATGCAAGAAACAGTTCCCACGTATGGAAATATGGCTATACGTAATCGCATATAATTCTAATTatactaatactactactactaatactaATTGCATAACGTTTATATAGTTCACAGCGCtgcaaaacaattaaaaagccCAGTTCCCGAAATTTTTCCACTTAAAAAAGCCCAACCGTTCTAATGTGAGATGCTTCCCAGAAACACTACatatttcttacattttattgtcttttcctacttaaaaaagaaaaaaatcgcCTGAAtcacaaagcagaaaaaacgACAATCCTACCTCTCTCAGCGACCCACTCGGATCTCTGATGTCGAACGCCAGCCCTTTACCTCCGACTGGGCTTTGAAAAAGCTGGAGCTCAGATCGCGGAGTCCTTAAATATGTGACGTCAAATCTGTGACGGGGGGTGCTGAGGTCCCGCCCTCCAACCACCATTGCTCTCAATGCCAATGAACTTCAATTAACTTCTCGAACTTTTGATTTCCATGCATCGGAACATATTCTAATGCACAGTCCTAAACAAGTTTGTCAGGAATTGACTTCATTAAATCTCTCCACacagagtgaagatttaagtgtgtgtttaagtgtgttgCCTGCACACATTAAATCCCCACCGACAGTGAAAATGATGCTCTAATCTGCAAGAACTGCTCTAGTACTTCACTAAAACTCCTGCCTCTGCAAGATTTTCTTCATATTCCTTTGGGAAACTCCAAAAGTGAAAACCCTGAGTAACCAAACAACTAAATGCATAAATTGTGGGTTGTTGAAATGACTACCTGAGAAGGAGTGGAGCCTGGACTTCTCATACGCCCACCTGGGCTCCTGCTGCgtaatgtgtttttctctgcGTGGGTTGAGCTCATGTTTGCTTGAGGTTAGGTGTAATTTCTCTGTGTTGTTGACTGACTTGACATCTTTGCATGTTGGTATATGCATTTCTAGCCTGCACTACATGTCACAGCAGCATCTGTCAGTATCTGTGGTGCTTGTGTAGTTGACAACCCGCAAACAAAACAGATCTGGAGGAAGTCTTAgcaacacatttattttaaatctgaGTTGAAACTGGCGGTATTTTGGATATTTCTGTTGTAAACTTGTCAGAATCAAATAAGCagacttttactttttaaatagaCTGCAGTTTGTTGACCTGTAAATTTTGGATCAACTCTAAAGCTAAATACACTGGGATATGATGCAACACTTTTGGTCACTCATCACTGAATTCCATGCATTTCTGAGgcattttacatttattgtatatgccaaaaaaaaaaaaggacgggTAAAGGAATTTGAAAGAATGGGACCAGTAATCAACTATAGACCCGATCACATGCCTAAAACAAATTCACATAACTACCCTGGAGCAAACCTAAACTGTAATTCTGAGCAATTTCATCCATGACATCTATCTGGCACGTTCCTCTTCTTTGCACTTTATGTGTTTTCTGTTGTACTTTACATGACTCCTGAGCTTCCCATTCAAAAACtgagaattttcagtttcctctATTTTCAGTAAACACATCAACCACATCTGGAGCATCAAAGTATATCATGACAATGTCCAATTAATCAAGTTTCAGGAAGAACAGGGCTGGATAGTTGATATATAATAAGTTCAAGATGGTGGATCTAGGGAACTTTTAGccacagaaaatgaaaatcagTCTCACATCCCCTGAGTAAGGCCCTACCTTTCACTCGGGGGGAGAAATGCTTCATCTGAGTTTAACTTCATCCTCATATTTCCTCCCACGTGGGCTTCCTCTACGCTTGGTTTTGTAGCTCCACTATCCACGCATTTCTACATCTATGTTTTATGTTTAGGAGTTTATCGTGTGAGCATGAATACTTTGTCGCTTCACCTTTTACATGGCCTAACTCTAAAGTTGCAGCAGGCTGAACACAGCTGTTTTGAAACTAACAgttgaatgcatgtaaatgtaaatgctgtaccGTTTTCTAAATTGGCTGCTAGTAGATTTTAATCCTCTGAAATACCCTCCCAAAATATCAGtctcaaaaacaaatatttgtaaAACCAAAAGAAACTCTGATGATACTAATAATTCAGGAAAACATCAAGCTAGCCAATGGCAGTTATAATAAGTGAACTTGTTCTCACAGTAAAGCACAACGAGGCTTAACTCCTGAACCGATCAGATTCACACAGTTCAAGTTTCTGCTAGAACCTGCCCAGCCCAGAAACTAGGTCCCCCTCTAATGTACACACATCACACAGGAACTGGGTCCTGCCAGAAGTCCAGATGTGAGGGGGaggaagaaatgaaagaaagttgTGGGAGGGACAGAAGGAGGAAGAAAcactacgtgtgtgtgtgtgtgtgtgtgtatgtgaccaTGTATGTGCTCTCAGTCTCTGCGTGTGTTCAGAACAACACCCTGATTTGAGTGTGTGGGAGGACCCATGAgtctattttcttttctttttgtctttttctagcAGAGTGTATAAATATTTAGCATGTAAAAAAGTTCCCCAGTGAGCGatacctgacactcggaccaaACTCATTCCATCAGCTACAGGAAACTGTTCTCATCTTTTCATCTCTCTTAAACACGACATTAAGCTGTTCAGCTCCAAAACTAAATTGCATGCCTGTTTTAGCTGAAGTCTAGACAGCATTTAATTTTATCACGGTTCTCTTGAGAAATACATCCACTATTTTTCTgctaaaatgtgtgtgtgtgttttttggtgttttttttttttttttcatttttctgctgTGCTGTTTTGTTACAGAACTTAAAGGCAAAGCATTTTGCTAGAGTCTGTAGGGGATATTAATAGCTATCTCAAGGCTATAGTTTGAGGGAAGCTTTCAGAGCCCAAGGCTTGATTTACCAACCAAACCTGCAATTATGTGTATGCCACACAAATACCAATTTGGGTGTGTAAAACAACCAGTGGAGGTTTAAAGAGAATATAGATTTAGCAGAGTGTGATGCACACTGTTGAAGTTTGGAGGGGGTTATTATTTAATACAGCGGCTGTGAGCAACTGTTGTGGAAGGCACACCAAACATATATGTACATTTATACATGTATCTTTccctgtctgtgcatgtgtgtgccttTGTGTGTGGGATAGTGAAGTACTAATGACATACTGCAGCTTCCAGCGTCACTGTAATACACCCAGTATTTTGCTTTTGAGTGCAAAACAGTGTGACCTTGCAACTTTTCGAAACTCTAAAAAGGAATGTGTAAATCCCCGAGTCATTTCATGGGGCAACATAAGTGTTGAAACTTCTACACCTCCGTTACACTGCCATAAAGTCACAAGCAGTGGGAATCTGCTGTGTCTTGCAACCTCAAAGGTTTGTTGATCTTATTGCGGTGCTGACTGGAAATCAAACCCTCGTCTCACTTGTGCGGAGAGGTCAGGAATTTTGTTTTTCGAGTCAAAATCCGTGCCAACCGTCTTTGCTCATAAGGGtagaaatgttatttttttttccacgaaTAAACCACACACAGGGAAAAAAGCTGCACCTCAGTAACCCAAACCACTTCCTTACATTCGTCCCTACTTTAAACCGCAGTCCCCCTCAGCAGACCTAGTGAATATGAATGCTCAACCTCAGCTCTGTCTGACAGAAAACAAGCATGGCACTGCATAAGTCATACATTTCTGACACAGTCCTCTCTGTCTTGTCCGTCGGAGAGTATTTTGAGGTAAAGTGGAACGGGATTAGGGGAAACGGAAGTGGTTATGCAGGCAGAGCCAGatggtgaaataaatggaagTTTTTATGCTTTCCATATAATCTAAGCAAGCGTTAGGGTAGCAAATACGGAAAAACAGATGCTGCGGTGTTGGAAATAACTGGAGGTCAATGACAGTCTTGGGCTGCAGAGAAAGCAGCAgtgaacatttttttcccttcctaaTTACTTAATTCATCCAGCTGATCACATCCTGAATGATGTCTTGCAGATGTGCAACTAAACAGGCATCTGGCTATCATATGTGAGACTGTCACAGATTTGGACCTTTCCAAAAGTTAAATCAGCGACTTTGCATTTATTAAAACTTAGTCTAATAAATACCACTGTGGGTTGCTGTAATGTCTTGCAGTGCTTTAACTTCTTTTGACATTGCAATGAAATTTGTCAGCAGGTCTTGTAAAATCTAGACCGAGGAGAGGTAAAGAGCTGCTCATATTGGGGAACACATAAGCAGCCTGATGTGTTTTTGACTTTGGTAAGTCCAGTAAGTGTACCAGCAGAACCAAGCAGCTGTTTCCAGTCAGAGAAGGAAGAACAGAAGATACAGGTTGGAGGAGGAGTGAAGCAGACTATGTGAGTGTCTCATAGCAATAACAGGGTGAAGAACTTGCCTGTGCTGGATGGGAATGCGTTATATTTTAACCTTAAGTGTATAATCACAGGGTTTGGGTAAATGGGCCctaacatttcagtgttttcttgtCTAGTGCTGATAAACACCTACGCTCACACATGAGTAACAgaggtttgtgtttttcagtatATCTCTATTGTGAAATTATGACTCAGCAATAATTTAGCAGTGTTGGcttgatatttttctttaatattttaaaccGGACAGATTAAAATGATTCACTGATTTCCCAAGGTACCAGACAGACTGTGTATCAAGGGCTTAATACTCCAGCAGCACTTGTAGTTGTGTCTCTTGATggaagtaggtgaagttgtgccagaaaatTCTACTCTGTACAATATCAAGACAGGATTACTTTACAGGTCATTTTCTggatttatttctttaattttcgGCGTGTTAGTAGATATTACTAAAAAGAACCAATGCAAGAAATACTTTCGAGGTCAAAAGGCGACATTTcagtccttcttcttctttttcttcttcctttttctgctccctttaggggccATCCGCCCACATTACACCCGATCCCTAGAATCTTTCTCTGTCCACCAAccttctgcatgtcctccttcactaccaACATTGGGGTCATTATTCAATAAAAGTTGTGCATTACACATTCCTtatacttttcttaaaagtaatggaAATTGTTGCTTAATTACTCCCCAGAGAAAGTTACTTGGTAAACTACCTATTAGATTACTTTTACCTTCTGTATTCTGTAACATGACCTGAAATGCATTGTCACATAATAACCAGTCGCACAAGCCAAACACAAATCTGTTTTCTAATGAGGACACACCTTTGATCTTTATTGGGGGTCTATGTGTGACCACAaaactgccaaaaaaaaaaaaagttgaaaagcAGCTCAAAGAGACTTCAAAGCGGTTGTCACCGTGGAAACATCTGCATACACTCAGTTTTAACTTCACCATGGGTTCtttgctagctttgtgttagcgtGCTGTCTGTCCAGATGTTTGCAAAGAGCTGAAACTCTGTTAGCAGTATAATGCAGTTCTTTCTGTCCTGAATGCAGCTATTATCCTTAGATGCAATACCACTACTAATatcactaccatcttgtaaaccttccctttctctcttgctGCTGTCATTCAGTCACAAATCACGCCTGAGACTCATCTCCAGGCAGCAATTTTCTGAAGCTGAAATTCTACCTTAAATGAAAAAGGATAACATTTATAGGTTAAATATTGCCACCTTAGTTctctttaaatgcattttttgctGTCTTTGTGCTGAAAAATGGTACGAGAGCATCTGTAACCATATGAGTTTCACCCACATGCACAGTCATAACTTCCATTGACGTCACTCTGTGGGTCACTTGAAGGCAGTGCATGTCATGTAAAGTAATGAATTTTATGATAAACTTGCAATAAAAAGTATAATGTCACATGACTGTTCTGTGAAGAAAATGTATTGAGGCAAAAGTGAGCTTGAAACAAGAATATGCAGACTGTAAAGCATGGCACTCAAATTGTTTCCTAATCCAAGTTATGTAGTAACTTGTTATTGAACTGCTGTTTTTTCCTCCTATATAGTTTACATCAAGCACAGCATCACTGGGGAAATGTAACACATGTTTAGTGTCTGAGGCGTGCCTCCGGTGGCcttgaaaaaaaagacagataaGAGGGACTGAAATACCTGAAACCAGGAGAATTAGGGTACATTGATCTGCCAGCGAGAAAAACAGAAGGCATGCAGCTTTTCCTTCTCCTGATTCTCTCTGGAGGGGCAGGTATAAAATCTAATTTATAGATTCAGATGATGGGCACTAAAGTGCCACCAGTGATTAAGGATAGGACGCCAATCCactgataaaataattaattttattttgcgacttatttactttgttttttactcTTCAGGTGCGCTGAAAGGAGATAACAAGATTGTTGGAGGATATGAGTGCCCCAAGAACTCTGTGCCCTACCAAGTGTCACTCTTCACTGGGTACAACTTCTGTGGGGGGGTTCTTATCTCTGATGAGTGGGTGCTCTCTGCTGCACACTGCAAACCAAAGTAAGGCACACAATCACCATCAAGCCTGAATGCAAGcagctttaaactttaaaatgtctttttttagtGTAGAAACAAACTCTCAAAGTGGGCTTGGTTCTTTCAGCTCAAATCTAGAAATTCGTCTGGGGGAACACGACATCTGGGAACCTGACGGGAC
This sequence is a window from Oreochromis aureus strain Israel breed Guangdong linkage group 11, ZZ_aureus, whole genome shotgun sequence. Protein-coding genes within it:
- the LOC116316232 gene encoding chemokine-like receptor 1, with product MMEVMTDNPFNLINGTDDIGNNGSVYNGSTEYASLRHSLNTMSIVVYSLAFVLGVLGNGVVIWVTGFKMKKTVNTVWFLNLAMADFLFTAFLPLSVTYTALDFHWPFGKFMCKLNTTISFLNMFASVYILVVISVDRCVSVVWPVWAQNHRNARKASYVSLCVWVVALILSAPYFIFRDVGPSYHNKDIINCFNNFALSDDEDTYDPTELFRHQAMIFTRFLLGFVVPFTVIVSCYAVIIHSLRRNRTLANQSSRPFKIIAAIIITFFLCWSPFHIMGLIEMANSMPEYSSEILDDIIIIGSPIATSLAFLNSCLNPLLYVFMGQDFKDKVRKSILNVLESAFQEEISRSYTYTNSMITTRSKEKSFSDAEL